The following are encoded in a window of Trichocoleus sp. genomic DNA:
- a CDS encoding IS630 family transposase — protein sequence TLKREVAVWQDNRNHEETWIDWRFTTADARVKLHRLYPSINN from the coding sequence GACGCTCAAGCGTGAGGTTGCAGTTTGGCAGGACAACCGCAATCATGAGGAGACTTGGATTGATTGGCGATTTACGACTGCTGATGCCAGGGTTAAATTACACCGGCTCTACCCGTCAATCAATAATTGA